The proteins below come from a single Drosophila busckii strain San Diego stock center, stock number 13000-0081.31 chromosome X, ASM1175060v1, whole genome shotgun sequence genomic window:
- the LOC108607065 gene encoding transmembrane protein 132E has protein sequence MKHYVMLLLLQLLLLQLLQPAPRVDCVEVHFEAPDSGFFLKHARQPPVTPEIVANIATTSSSSLPAPPKARNYDSVLSLDRFTVVETTQPVSIRASYGPFSTKQTVPARYIVPDMEGNPASGGDYVNNSTATLLELQQPNMHLDISAHLVRSVVSQDSPVLRVLFHAGADPGGHLQRQKVCVLLHVAMANEQPLKGRCMPEGEDGVCVAEVVVPLSWWPLLQAPRHSRDGSNPTAASLPPKVPQRYAQVSYSVFEPPLRNPEQCEPKVQIQPLTIFAQVPLMPAKTAFKELRADDSVTFLLPMYPLYPMSKLHVPVFLHQYADQEQRIASFTVRARVKAGLRILGASVSSDQWTISIEKENPKHTTARVTAFRKESESAASSSSASSSMESRLNLTNEVYEVFSWLLEVADDTSDIMDGGKIVWSVTHVYDTPKDKDSVEQFAAEDTKKRLIAKLEINKDDIQAVLPMAKIWEVMNTAVLTGRQVAQAMKVFIVSQAGKVADVTLQSSCHAEDESVIKVSSSCSSVYVDGSEQRGSSNASIIVKYGTYVGLAKFIVWMPEFPLEVYISDFRLSQIKGWKVNDDNHYMHNKQSRRRKKRSYVWGQHGTNYYNNVGSEKSICRARYQQSPVEVYAKFLAIDQNSGRISYFISRRTGLRVTDLVQPLLRVADPKIAALKGRILQGKSMGRTDVQVLSPITGRVIGTKEIRVGSDKVNLSKLIVRVISGLQLTITPDAAIENGYLAETSVTHKLTAQYQEGLLDIDLEFSDGSKTPLRDIAVEDYFLLVESLDTEVVAFAPMLASHHPRVIAVGEGNGNLLRVTLLLSEECRQRRNAAAISSSSSGSSSSNSKQGKGNAAPLASALASIEVDFNNLELVSKQEAIQNDGTVGRERKNYRNSGDLADIIVGIPLRDSSQNYEPTMQARQHRGQGVQAVQKGHFGPNRGIAVGNMSSMELGMYVLLTAFCFAIIVFVISCVVYASKFRPAMIESGLDPLSGAGKGSGNGSGGFRDVRLKESTTNAHDWVWLGRSTIDRQSVAIPETNNVPAQQSNPVRDSRMRITSNPIINYDNGRRVSSFDQPQPKLQTHIVPASNLNKLHANNYLTNERKDNALDYKPPVPPHRNVGTRVMLPPQLPATAPNKDNRRHSQHYKRDQLHNDNNNIVSQQQQQSPQQQQQSPRQQQQQQQHHHHHPERQHQRSHSHSHNFIQEPSVRSVHMKMKQQHLQQQQQLQQQQQQQQQQQQHEELHNAEKLVEYTNPHQKNAFQFDSLTPKRVTKATAAAAGAAAIASAASTSAAANVLPLAPASPAITQIKEDPHILSSVEDAANSNATDEIVRLPSPPAISSEPTTKSSRVKRATVVGNPMFSTTVDDNMAPGERLGLDDLDMDYEQIMHYFDNLKESNA, from the exons ATGAAGCACTAcgtcatgctgctgctgctgcagctgctattgctgcagttgctccaacCAGCAC cACGCGTTGACTGCGTCGAAGTGCACTTTGAGGCACCGGACAGCGGTTTCTTTTTGAAGCATGCACGTCAACCACCTGTCACACCGGAAATCGTGGCCAATATAGCCACCACCTCATCCTCCTCCCTGCCAGCGCCACCCAAGGCACGCAACTATGACTCGGTGCTGTCACTGGATCGCTTTACCGTCGTCGAGACCACGCAGCCCGTGTCCATACGCGCCAGCTATGGACCCTTCTCCACCAAGCAAACTGTGCCTGCTCGTTATATAGTACCCGACATGGAGGGCAATCCAGCAAGCGGCGGCGACTATGTGAAT AACTCTACGGCTACgttgctggagctgcagcagccgaaTATGCATTTGGATATCTCAGCGCACTTGGTGCGTTCCGTTGTCTCACAGGACTCACCGGTACTGCGTGTGCTCTTTCATGCTGGCGCAGATCCTGGCGGACATCTGCAGCGCCAGAaggtgtgtgtgctgctgcatGTAGCCATGGCTAATGAGCAGCCGCTAAAGGGACGCTGCATGCCCGAGGGTGAAGATGGTGTCTGTGTGGCTGAGGTGGTCGTACCGTTGAGCTGGTGGCCACTGCTGCAGGCACCACGTCATAGTCGCGATGGCAGCAATCCGACGGCTGCCAGCTTGCCACCCAAGGTGCCACAACGTTACGCGCAGGTGTCCTATAGCGTCTTTGAGCCACCGCTGCGTAATCCGGAGCAATGTGAGCCCAAGGTGCAGATACAACCGCTGACGATCTTTGCGCAGGTGCCGCTCATGCCGGCCAAGACCGCGTTCAAGGAGCTGCGCGCAGATGATTCCGTGACCTTTTTGCTGCCCATGTATCCATTGTATCCCATGTCTAAGCTGCATGTGCCCGTCTTTTTGCATCAATATGCGGATCAGGAGCAACGCATTGCCAGCTTTACGGTCCGTGCACGCGTCAAGGCCGGACTGCGCATCTTGGGCGCCAGCGTAAGCAGCGATCAATGGACCATTAGCATTGAGAAGGAGAATCCCAAGCATACCACAGCGCGTGTCACCGCCTTTCGCAAGGAGTCCGAGtcggcagccagcagcagcagcgcctccaGCAGCATGGAGTCGCGCCTCAATCTGACCAATGAAGTCTACGAGGTCTTCTCCTGGCTGCTCGAGGTTGCCGACGATACCAGCGACATTATGGATGGCGGCAAAATTGTTTGGTCCGTTACCCACGTCTATGATACGCCCAAGGATAAGGACTCAGTCGAGCAGTTCGCTGCAGAGGATACAAAGAAGCGTTTGATAGCCAAACTGGAGATTAACAAGGACGACATACAAGCTGTGCTGCCCATGGCCAAAATCTGGGAAGTCATGAATACGGCCGTACTCACCGGACGCCAAGTGGCCCAAGCCATGAAAGTCTTTATTGTCTCCCAAGCGGGCAAAGTGGCCGATGTCACCTTGCAGAGCTCCTGTCATGCCGAGGACGAGAGCGTCATCAAG GTTTCCTCCTCCTGCAGTTCGGTCTATGTCGATGGCTCGGAGCAGCGCGGCTCTTCGAATGCTTCGATTATTGTCAAATATGGCACCTATGTAGGCTTGGCTAAATTTATTGTCTGGATGCCCGAATTCCCACTTGAGGTTTACATTTCCGATTTTCGCTTGTCCCAAATTAAAGGCTGGAAGGTCAACGATGACAACCATTACAT GCACAATAAGCAATCACGTCGTCGCAAGAAGCGCTCCTATGTTTGGGGACAGCATGGCAccaactactacaacaatgTGGGCTCGGAGAAGAGCATCTGTCGCGCACGCTACCAACAAAGTCCAGTGGAAGTGTATGCCAAGTTCTTGGCCATAGATCAA AACTCTGGACGCATAAGCTACTTTATCTCCAGACGCACCGGCTTAAGAGTGACGGACTTggtgcagccgctgctgcgtgTGGCAGACCCCAAGATCGCTGCGTTGAAGGGACGCATACTGCAGGGCAAGTCCATGGGACGCACCGATGTACAGGTGCTGTCGCCCATAACTGGACGTGTTATTGGCACCAAGGAGATACGCGTGGGCAGCGACAAGGTAAATCTTTCGAAGCTTATTGTGCGTGTTATCTCGGGACTGCAGTTGACCATCACACCGGATGCTGCCATAGAGAATGGCTATCTGGCAGAGACTTCAGTGACGCATAAGCTCACCGCACAGTATCAGGAGGGTTTGCTTGATATCGATTTGGAATTCTCGGATGGCTCCAAGACGCCGCTGCGTGATATTGCTGTAGAGGATTACTTTTTGCTGGTTGAGAGTCTGGATACGGAGGTGGTAGCTTTTGCGCCTATGTTAGCCTCACATCATCCTCGTGTCATTGCCGTGGGCGAGGGCAATGGCAATCTCTTGCGCGtcactttgctgctgtcgGAGGAATGTCGTCAACGTCGCAACGCTGCTGCcatcagctccagctcctctGGCAGCTCCTCCTCCAATTCGAagcaaggcaaaggcaatgcAGCGCCCTTGGCCAGCGCTCTGGCTTCTATTGAGGTGGACTTTAATAATTTGGAATTGGTGAGCAAGCAGGAGGCCATTCAAAACGATGGCACCGTGGGACGTGAGCGCAAGAATTATCGCAATAGCGGCGACTTGGCTGACATTATTGTGGGCATACCTTTGCGTGATTCCAGTCAAAACTATGAGCCGACTATGCAGGCGCGTCAGCATCGCGGTCAAGGAGTTCAAGCCGTTCAGAAGGGACATTTTGGCCCCAATCGTGGCATTGCTGTCGGCAACATGTCCTCCATGGAGCTGGGCATGTATGTGCTGCTCACCGCCTTTTGCTTTGCCATCATTGTGTTTGTCATCTCGTGCGTGGTATATGCCTCTAAATTCCGGCCGGCTATGATTGAGTCTGGACTGGATCCGCTGTCGGGGGCCGGCAAGGGATCTGGCAATGGCAGTGGCGGTTTTCGTGATGTGCGCTTAAAGGAGTCGACAACCAATGCACATGACTGGGTCTGGCTGGGACGTTCTACCATTGACAGACAGTCCGTAGCCATACCGGAGACGAATAATGTGCCAGCACAGCAGTCGAATCCAGTTCGTG ATTCCCGCATGCGCATTACAAGCAATCCCATTATTAACTATGATAACGGTCGTCGCGTTAGCTCCTTTGATCAACCGCAACCCAAGCTGCAAACTCATATAGTGCCCGCCTCCAATCTGAACAAGCTGCATGCCAACAA CTATTTGACCAATGAGCGCAAGGACAATGCTTTGGACTATAAGCCACCAGTTCCACCACATCGCAATGTAGGCACACGCGTCATGTTGCCACCACAGCTACCAGCAACAGCTCCAAACAAG GATAATAGACGTCATAGTCAGCACTATAAGCGTGACCAATTGCACAacgataacaacaatattgtttcacagcagcaacaacaatcaccacagcaacaacaacaatcacctcgccagcaacagcagcaacaacaacatcatcatcatcatccagaGCGTCAACATCAGCGCAGTCACAGTCATAGCCATAACTTTATACAGGAGCCATCGGTGCGTTCAGTGCACATGAAAAtgaagcagcaacacttgcagcagcagcagcaactacaacagcaacaacaacagcagcagcagcagcaacaacatgaagAACTGCACAATGCAGAGAAGCTGGTAGAGTATACCAATCCGCATCAAAAGAATGCATTTCAATTCGATTCGCTGACACCAAAGAGAGTaaccaaagcaacagcagccgctgcaggtgcagcagcaatagcatcagcagcatcaacatctgctgctgctaatgttcTGCCGCTAGCACCAGCTTCGCCAGCTATAACGCAAATAAAAG aagaTCCACACATATTGAGCAGTGTTGAAGATGCAGCCAATTCGAATGCCACCGATGAGATTGTGCGGCTGCCTTCACCGCCAGCCATAAGCAGTGAGCCGACAACAAAATCATCGCGTGTCAAGCGCGCCACAGTTGTCGGCAATCCCATGTTTTCAACCACTGTGGATGATAATATGGCGCCTGGCGAGCGTCTAGGACTAGATGATCTGGATATGGATTACGAGCAGATCATGCACTACTTTGATAACCTAAAG gaATCAAATGCCTGA
- the LOC108604981 gene encoding cancer-related regulator of actin dynamics homolog: protein MSKLCIWALLGALAWLTLLANSAVAETRIEVDENGDEFELKRFYIQGRQLNGSGSKSQCVVTRRKRNSRAVTELPAAVTAAVNTSSTAAEAVTAAVNKTKSKTNSKRRYVAVAALLQNNNDEDEDEDEDDEQDEEELLPLLQLPAAGAAPAAQLPQGISVLAQSATQANVGDAAGIVVVQSQQPPKVNPSTHAVFELKPLGQSQRQQLQDYPYWLQDVEDYAEEAGDDDDLDFYYGAHEVDDKVELEHYITEESPVSSTLIWSTDDQDQDEPQRRRPNKHKRKQQKQQKKQKRKQQRRPAQQNVPLDMLEEQPLKKKKQEQQLTANMQSTVNGNVNATAPIMDAAAVNTQKRKPAKANKNKRKQTQKRKNKNKRRRQPSNSLSSSSGSGSIGGYKRRRPQQALTPQQRRRLQQQRRRRQEQLRRRRRRNKQRLQQQQFNNRRPYFGDEPIINCIYINKDPTTTTPRPFWNILGRDAEANDDAADSDVAAAAVPLQRRSSEFGQRKRANLKFVA, encoded by the coding sequence ATGAGCAAACTTTGCATTTGGGCGCTGCTAGGCGCTTTGGCATGGCTAACACTGCTGGCCAATAGCGCTGTGGCCGAGACCAGGATCGAGGTGGATGAGAATGGCGATGAATTTGAGCTAAAGCGTTTCTATATACAAGGACGCCAGCTgaacggcagcggcagcaagtcCCAGTGCGTTGTAACGCGACGCAAGCGCAACAGTCGCGCCGTAACagagctgccagctgcagtcACAGCGGCCGTTAACACaagctcaacagcagctgaagcagtaACAGCGGCTGTTAATAAGACTAAGAGCAAGACTAACAGCAAGCGTCGTTATGTAGctgtggcagcgctgctgcagaaCAATAACgatgaggatgaggatgaggaCGAGGATGATGAGCAAGATGAAGAGgagttgttgccactgctgcagctgcctgccGCTGGCGCTGCGCCGGCTGCTCAGCTGCCGCAAGGCATCAGCGTGTTGGCGCAGTCTGCAACTCAAGCCAATGTGGGTGATGCGGCGGGCATTGTTGTGGTGCAGTCACAGCAGCCACCCAAAGTGAATCCCAGCACGCACGCCGTGTTCGAATTAAAGCCTTTGGGACAATcgcagcgtcagcagctgcaggactATCCCTATTGGCTGCAAGATGTGGAGGATTATGCCGAAGAGGCGGGCGATGACGACGATTTGGATTTCTATTATGGAGCGCACGAAGTGGACGACAAAGTGGAGCTGGAGCACTATATAACAGAGGAGAGTCCTGTTAGCTCAACGCTGATCTGGAGCACAGACGATCAGGATCAGGATGAGCCACAGCGACGACGTCCTAACAAGcacaagcgcaagcagcagaagcagcaaaagaagcagaagcgcaagcagcagcgtcgtccAGCGCAGCAGAATGTGCCACTGGATATGCTAGAGGAACAGCCgttgaagaagaagaagcaggaACAACAGTTAACAGCTAACATGCAGTCCACTGTTAATGGCAATGTTAATGCTACAGCGCCTATTATGGATGCGGCGGCTGTTAACACACAAAAGCGCAAACCTgccaaggcaaacaaaaacaaacgcaagCAAACTCAAAAGAggaagaacaagaacaagcgTCGCCGTCAGCCAAGCAacagcttaagcagcagcagcggcagcggcagcattggCGGGTACAAGCGCCGTCGTCCGCAGCAAGCGTTAACGCCACAACAGCGTCgacgcctgcagcagcagcgtcgtcgtcgtcaggagcagctgcgtcgtcgtcgccgtcgcaacaagcagcgactgcagcagcagcagttcaacAATCGTCGTCCCTATTTCGGCGATGAGCCCATCatcaattgcatttacataaataaggatccgacaacaacaacgccgcGCCCCTTCTGGAATATATTAGGACGCGATGCTGAAGCTAACGACGACGCTGCCGACAGCgacgtagcagcagcagcagtgccgtTGCAGCGACGCTCCAGCGAATTTGGACAACGCAAGCGCgctaatttgaaatttgtcgCTTAA